From the Methanobacterium sp. BAmetb5 genome, the window TTAAAGTTTCGGGACGTACCACACTGGAAATGACTCAGAAAGGAGTCAACCTGGGTTTTGCCCTGGAACAGGCAGCTAAAAGTTTTAACGGCGCGGGTGGAGGACATAACATTGCTGCTGGAGCAATGGTACCCTATAAAGAGTTGGAAAACTTCAAAAACCTGGTTAATGACATTGTAGGCTCACAGGTCAGTTAACCATCAACGACCATTAAGGGAGCCTTTAAAGATTATTCCTGCCAGAAATATAGAAATAAAATAAGGGAATAATGTTCTGAGACCCTGATATTATTATTTAAATCGGATAATTCTGTTAGTGAATTCATAAAATACTGAGGCATTACATGTATCTTACCCGAGAAGAGGAAAAAATGTATTCTGGAGAATACGGCCCGGCTGTGGAGAAATCCATGGAGATACTGGTCGCTCTGGGAGATATATATGGAGCAGATGGAATGGTGGAGATTGTTTCCGCCCAGATAGCCGGAGTCTCCTATAAGACCATTGGTGATGCTGGTCTGGAGTACTTGGAAGAACTGGCCCAGGAAGGAGCCCAGGTAGTGGTCCCCAGCACCCTCAACCCCGCAGGTGTAGACCTGGACCAGGGTACAGAACTTGGTTTTCCCCAGGAATTCACTGAAAAACAGCTACTCATCGTGGAAGCCTACCGTAGAATGGGGATCAGCACCACCTGTACCTGTACCCCCTATTTGGTGGGTAATGTGCCACCATTAGGCAGTCATGTTGCCTGGTCCGAGTCATCCGCAGTTTGCTATGCCAATTCAGTTCTGGGAGCAAGAACTAATAGGGAAGGTGGCCCCGGAGCATTGTCCGCAGCAATATGTGGTAGAACGCCCAACTACGGCTACCACCTGGACCAGGGGAGAGTTCCCAACCTGCTGGTGGAAGTTGAAACTCCATTAAAGGGTACAGATTACGGTGCACTAGGTTATCTGGTGGGAAAAAGTGTGGGAAACGGAGTTCCCTATTTTAGATTACTGGATAAAACTCAGATAACCCCCCAAGTAAACCAATTAAAAGCACTTGGTGCGGCACTGGCATCTTCCGGAGCAGTGGCCCTTTATCACATGGAAAATATCACCCCTGAATACTTGGAAGCTTTAAAACATGTCAATGAATTGGATAAATTAACTGTAACCCGGAATGATTTGAATAATACTCGTGAAAAGCTTTCCACATCACAAAAACCAGACCTGGTTTGTTTAGGATGCCCTCATTCCTCTTTAGAGGAAATAACAGAAGTTGCCAACAAGTTAGAAGGTAAACAATTAACTAATCAGTTATGGATATGCACATCTATTTCCATTAAAGCTGCCGCCGATAGAATGGGTTACACCCGGACCATAGAAAATGCCGGAGGACA encodes:
- a CDS encoding aconitase X catalytic domain-containing protein codes for the protein MYLTREEEKMYSGEYGPAVEKSMEILVALGDIYGADGMVEIVSAQIAGVSYKTIGDAGLEYLEELAQEGAQVVVPSTLNPAGVDLDQGTELGFPQEFTEKQLLIVEAYRRMGISTTCTCTPYLVGNVPPLGSHVAWSESSAVCYANSVLGARTNREGGPGALSAAICGRTPNYGYHLDQGRVPNLLVEVETPLKGTDYGALGYLVGKSVGNGVPYFRLLDKTQITPQVNQLKALGAALASSGAVALYHMENITPEYLEALKHVNELDKLTVTRNDLNNTREKLSTSQKPDLVCLGCPHSSLEEITEVANKLEGKQLTNQLWICTSISIKAAADRMGYTRTIENAGGHVVCDTCMVVAPIEDMGFKVIGVNSAKAANYVPSMCGLDVVFDEWENLIAIKKPDQK